From one Catellatospora sp. IY07-71 genomic stretch:
- a CDS encoding GNAT family N-acetyltransferase, producing MITPYEPQHRAAVADLLARCLLEEDAVEAADLVELLGGSAGFVATDGDAPDADVIGVVLASTGHKDPTVGHLDLLAVDPAFRRQGVARELVGAVEGLLRSRGLSAVRVAGNPPTHAWPGVDVRYTPAVCALTALGYAHDRTAWNMTAELVEGSPALHETRTAQERLAGSHVVVRAATPDDLPELRPMILAEWGPAWAAEVERAIGGAGGCHLALRDGQAVAFAAWGGCRPSWFGPMGTLPAAAGLGIGGVLLRRCLRDQAERGVTRAQIGWVGPVPFYSGAAGAVIERVFFLFHKAL from the coding sequence ATGATCACCCCGTACGAGCCGCAGCACCGCGCCGCCGTGGCGGACCTGCTCGCCCGCTGCCTGCTGGAGGAGGACGCCGTCGAGGCGGCGGACCTGGTCGAGCTGCTCGGCGGCTCGGCGGGCTTCGTGGCGACCGACGGTGACGCCCCCGACGCGGACGTCATCGGGGTGGTGCTGGCCAGCACCGGGCACAAGGACCCGACCGTGGGCCACCTGGACCTGCTCGCCGTGGACCCGGCGTTCCGCCGCCAGGGCGTGGCCCGGGAACTGGTCGGCGCGGTCGAAGGCCTGCTGCGCTCGCGCGGGCTGAGCGCGGTCCGGGTCGCCGGCAACCCGCCCACTCACGCCTGGCCGGGAGTGGACGTGCGCTACACCCCGGCCGTCTGCGCGCTGACCGCACTCGGGTACGCCCACGACCGCACCGCCTGGAACATGACCGCCGAGCTGGTCGAGGGCTCCCCGGCGCTGCACGAGACGCGTACCGCGCAGGAGCGGCTGGCCGGCTCGCACGTCGTGGTGCGCGCCGCGACGCCGGACGACCTGCCCGAGCTGCGCCCGATGATCCTCGCCGAGTGGGGTCCGGCCTGGGCCGCCGAGGTCGAGCGGGCGATCGGCGGCGCCGGCGGCTGCCACCTCGCGCTGCGCGACGGGCAGGCGGTCGCCTTCGCGGCCTGGGGCGGCTGCCGGCCGAGCTGGTTCGGGCCGATGGGGACACTGCCCGCCGCGGCCGGGCTGGGCATCGGCGGTGTCCTGCTACGACGCTGCCTGCGCGACCAGGCGGAGCGGGGTGTCACCAGGGCGCAGATCGGCTGGGTCGGCCCGGTGCCGTTCTACTCCGGGGCAGCGGGCGCGGTCATCGAGCGGGTCTTCTTCCTCTTCCACAAAGCACTCTGA
- a CDS encoding S8 family serine peptidase codes for MLPDGDRQGVPPHIPPLTAPAETATAADAAPARASAGLIVATVVVGVWAVAVAVASQFGLVLTGQVLGQLGMELPGLLWPLTGVLALLVAGIPAWLLARLPRHPGVRAVGVAFGLGAIALGVGSALRIVPASANELYLLSYAVLAAGAAFLLYRRAGAAPAPNGTAAEPAATSPGAATDSGGFALHTHTHGAYLCAEQSRSQPGALGWAVLGGVLVLAPYLWAGALGGLTESIAALLAALATGALAATILGPGLWRHFTGRGRPTLVVAGGLVAGVVLALLAGGTGASGVQILELLVLPPLGFAVAALAPASPRGWATLLLVSIAAFGPLGFVDPDEMNLALFGRDVPFYALLAALVAWLVALAVGVAYGAGLLRTERAPTGAHAAGRPQPPAGSAVTWSDEPDPGPPLRVVPRTGGRALAAGLATAVALGAGAYYLSTGRPGFFGDQLFVVLKEQAPLAGLPTTTGLGPGRDERVTAVYRRLVEHAERTQAPLRAELDRWSLSYQPYYLVNAILVDGGPETRVWLESRSDVDRVLTDQRLRPLPAEVPVEHGTQQQPPAAPEWNLTMVGAPELWQRGVTGKGIVVGSSDSGVDGAHPALAANYRGGDDSWLDPWSGSRTPNDHNGHGTHTTATAVGRERVGVAPDAQWIGCVNLERNMSSPSLYLDCMQFMLAPYAHGGDPFADGRPARAPHVLNNSWGCPPLEGCDGTVLRPATAALAAAGIAFVAAAGNTGPSCGSLDTPPATDPDALTIAAVDEDRTVTGFSSRGPADGKPDLAAPGAAVLSAMPGGTYARLSGTSMATPHVTGVIALLWSARPELVGDLARTEQLLRDATQPAQLASAAAPCDDEAAQAGAGIVNAAEAVVAAGG; via the coding sequence GTGCTCCCAGACGGTGACCGGCAGGGTGTTCCGCCCCATATTCCGCCTCTGACCGCCCCCGCCGAGACAGCGACGGCGGCGGATGCCGCACCGGCACGCGCGTCGGCCGGGCTGATCGTCGCGACCGTCGTGGTCGGTGTGTGGGCGGTCGCCGTCGCGGTCGCCTCGCAGTTCGGGCTGGTGCTGACCGGGCAGGTGCTCGGGCAGCTGGGCATGGAGCTGCCCGGCCTGCTGTGGCCGCTGACCGGCGTGCTCGCCCTGCTGGTGGCGGGCATCCCGGCCTGGCTGCTGGCCCGGCTGCCGCGCCATCCGGGGGTACGCGCCGTCGGCGTGGCCTTCGGCCTCGGCGCGATCGCCCTGGGCGTGGGCAGCGCGCTGCGTATCGTGCCCGCCTCCGCCAACGAGCTCTACCTGCTGAGCTACGCGGTCCTGGCCGCCGGCGCCGCCTTCCTGCTCTACCGCCGCGCCGGCGCCGCCCCAGCCCCGAACGGCACCGCCGCCGAGCCTGCGGCGACCTCCCCGGGAGCCGCCACCGACTCCGGCGGCTTTGCTCTGCACACACATACGCACGGTGCGTATTTGTGTGCAGAGCAAAGCCGGTCGCAGCCAGGGGCGCTGGGGTGGGCGGTGCTCGGCGGCGTGCTGGTGCTCGCGCCCTATCTGTGGGCCGGTGCGCTGGGCGGGCTGACCGAGTCCATTGCCGCGCTGCTGGCGGCACTGGCCACGGGCGCGCTCGCCGCGACGATCCTCGGGCCCGGCCTGTGGCGGCACTTCACCGGCCGGGGCCGGCCGACGCTGGTGGTGGCGGGCGGGCTGGTGGCCGGGGTGGTGCTGGCGCTGCTCGCGGGCGGCACCGGCGCGTCCGGCGTGCAGATCCTGGAGCTGCTGGTGCTCCCGCCGCTGGGCTTCGCGGTCGCCGCCCTCGCCCCGGCCTCGCCGCGCGGCTGGGCGACCCTGCTGCTGGTGAGCATCGCCGCGTTCGGGCCCCTCGGCTTCGTCGACCCCGACGAGATGAACCTCGCCCTGTTCGGCCGGGACGTGCCGTTCTACGCCCTGCTCGCGGCGCTGGTCGCCTGGCTGGTGGCGCTGGCCGTGGGCGTCGCGTACGGCGCCGGCCTGCTGCGCACCGAACGCGCGCCGACCGGGGCGCACGCGGCGGGCAGGCCCCAGCCGCCCGCCGGATCGGCGGTGACCTGGTCGGACGAACCCGACCCGGGGCCGCCGCTGCGGGTGGTGCCGCGCACCGGCGGCCGGGCCCTGGCGGCCGGGCTGGCCACCGCGGTCGCGCTGGGCGCGGGGGCGTACTACCTGTCCACCGGCCGACCGGGCTTCTTCGGCGACCAGCTGTTCGTGGTGCTCAAGGAGCAGGCGCCGCTGGCGGGGCTGCCCACCACGACCGGCCTCGGGCCGGGCCGTGACGAGCGGGTGACGGCCGTCTACCGGCGGCTGGTCGAGCACGCCGAGCGCACCCAGGCGCCCCTGCGCGCCGAGCTGGACCGGTGGAGCCTGAGCTACCAGCCGTACTACCTGGTCAACGCGATCCTGGTGGACGGCGGGCCGGAGACCCGGGTGTGGCTGGAGTCCCGCTCCGACGTCGACCGGGTGCTCACCGACCAGCGGCTGCGCCCGCTGCCGGCCGAGGTGCCGGTCGAGCACGGCACCCAGCAGCAGCCGCCCGCCGCGCCGGAGTGGAACCTGACCATGGTCGGCGCGCCCGAGCTGTGGCAGCGCGGCGTCACCGGCAAGGGCATCGTGGTGGGCTCGTCGGACTCCGGGGTGGACGGTGCCCACCCCGCGCTGGCGGCGAACTACCGCGGCGGCGACGACTCCTGGCTGGACCCCTGGTCCGGCAGCCGTACCCCGAACGACCACAACGGGCACGGCACGCACACCACGGCCACGGCGGTGGGCCGGGAGCGGGTCGGTGTCGCGCCCGACGCCCAGTGGATCGGCTGCGTCAACCTGGAACGCAACATGAGCAGCCCCTCGCTGTACCTGGACTGCATGCAGTTCATGCTGGCCCCGTACGCGCACGGCGGCGACCCGTTCGCCGACGGCCGCCCGGCCCGCGCGCCGCACGTGCTCAACAACTCGTGGGGCTGCCCGCCGCTGGAGGGCTGCGACGGCACCGTGCTGCGCCCGGCCACGGCGGCGCTGGCCGCGGCCGGGATCGCGTTCGTCGCGGCGGCCGGCAACACCGGCCCGTCCTGCGGCTCGCTGGACACGCCCCCGGCCACCGATCCGGACGCGCTGACCATCGCGGCGGTGGACGAGGACCGGACCGTCACCGGTTTCTCCAGCCGGGGCCCGGCCGACGGCAAGCCGGACCTGGCCGCGCCGGGGGCGGCGGTGCTGTCGGCGATGCCCGGCGGCACGTACGCCCGGCTCAGCGGCACCTCGATGGCTACCCCGCACGTCACGGGCGTGATCGCGCTGCTCTGGTCGGCCCGGCCGGAGCTGGTCGGCGACCTGGCCCGCACCGAGCAGCTGCTGCGCGACGCGACCCAGCCCGCGCAGCTCGCGTCCGCCGCCGCCCCGTGCGACGACGAGGCAGCCCAGGCGGGCGCGGGCATCGTCAACGCGGCGGAAGCGGTCGTCGCCGCCGGCGGGTAG
- the groL gene encoding chaperonin GroEL (60 kDa chaperone family; promotes refolding of misfolded polypeptides especially under stressful conditions; forms two stacked rings of heptamers to form a barrel-shaped 14mer; ends can be capped by GroES; misfolded proteins enter the barrel where they are refolded when GroES binds) produces MAKIIAFDEEARRGLERGMNVLADAVKVTLGPKGRNVVLEKKWGAPTITNDGVSIAKEIELEDPYEKIGAELVKEVAKKTDDVAGDGTTTATVLAQALVREGLRNVAAGANPMALKRGIEAAVSSVAEELSKLAKDVETKEQIASTASISAADPTVGEIIAEAMDKVGKEGVITVEESNTFGLELELTEGMRFDKGFNSAYFITDPERMEAVLEDPYLLIVNGKISNVKDMLPILEKVMQSGKPLLIIAEDVEGEALATLIVNKIRGTFKSVAVKAPGFGDRRKAMLQDIAILAGGQVVSEEVGLKLDSVGLDMLGRARKVVVTKDETTIVDGAGDADQINGRVNQIRAEIEKSDSDYDREKLQERLAKLAGGVAVIKVGAATEVELKERKHRIEDAVRNAKAAVEEGIVAGGGVALVQAGKTAFEKLDLSGDEATGANIVKVALDAPLRQIAVNAGLEGGVVVEKVRNLDAGWGLNAATGEYVDLLKAGILDPAKVTRSALQNAASIAALFLTTEAVVADKPEKAAAAPAGPGGGEMDF; encoded by the coding sequence ATGGCCAAGATTATTGCGTTCGACGAGGAGGCGCGCCGCGGCCTCGAGCGGGGCATGAACGTCCTCGCTGACGCCGTGAAGGTGACGCTCGGCCCCAAGGGTCGCAACGTCGTGCTCGAGAAGAAGTGGGGCGCCCCCACCATCACCAACGATGGTGTGAGCATCGCCAAGGAGATCGAGCTCGAGGACCCGTACGAGAAGATCGGCGCTGAGCTGGTCAAGGAGGTCGCCAAGAAGACCGACGACGTCGCCGGTGACGGCACGACGACGGCGACCGTCCTGGCGCAGGCGCTGGTCCGTGAGGGTCTGCGCAACGTGGCCGCCGGTGCGAACCCGATGGCCCTGAAGCGTGGCATCGAGGCCGCCGTCAGCTCCGTGGCCGAGGAGCTCTCGAAGCTGGCCAAGGACGTCGAGACGAAGGAGCAGATCGCCTCCACCGCCTCGATCTCCGCGGCTGACCCGACCGTCGGCGAGATCATCGCCGAGGCCATGGACAAGGTCGGCAAGGAAGGCGTCATCACCGTCGAGGAGAGCAACACCTTCGGGCTGGAGCTGGAGCTCACCGAGGGCATGCGCTTCGACAAGGGCTTCAACTCGGCGTACTTCATCACCGACCCCGAGCGCATGGAGGCGGTCCTGGAGGACCCCTACCTGCTGATCGTCAACGGCAAGATCTCCAACGTCAAGGACATGCTGCCGATCCTCGAGAAGGTCATGCAGAGCGGCAAGCCGCTGCTGATCATCGCCGAGGACGTCGAGGGCGAGGCCCTGGCCACCCTGATCGTCAACAAGATCCGTGGCACCTTCAAGTCCGTCGCCGTCAAGGCCCCGGGCTTCGGCGACCGCCGCAAGGCGATGCTGCAGGACATCGCGATCCTGGCCGGCGGCCAGGTCGTGTCCGAGGAGGTCGGCCTCAAGCTGGACAGCGTCGGCCTCGACATGCTGGGCCGCGCCCGCAAGGTCGTGGTGACCAAGGACGAGACCACCATCGTCGACGGCGCCGGTGACGCCGACCAGATCAACGGCCGGGTGAACCAGATCCGCGCCGAGATCGAGAAGTCGGACTCCGACTACGACCGTGAGAAGCTGCAGGAGCGCCTGGCCAAGCTGGCCGGCGGTGTCGCGGTCATCAAGGTCGGCGCGGCCACCGAGGTCGAGCTCAAGGAGCGCAAGCACCGCATCGAGGACGCCGTGCGCAACGCGAAGGCGGCCGTCGAGGAGGGCATCGTCGCCGGCGGTGGCGTGGCCCTGGTGCAGGCCGGCAAGACCGCGTTCGAGAAGCTGGACCTCTCGGGCGACGAGGCCACCGGTGCCAACATCGTGAAGGTCGCGCTCGACGCCCCGCTGCGGCAGATCGCCGTCAACGCGGGCCTCGAGGGTGGCGTCGTGGTGGAGAAGGTGCGCAACCTGGACGCCGGCTGGGGCCTCAACGCCGCGACCGGCGAGTACGTCGACCTGCTCAAGGCCGGCATCCTCGACCCCGCCAAGGTGACCCGCTCGGCGCTGCAGAACGCGGCCTCGATCGCGGCCCTGTTCCTCACCACCGAGGCCGTCGTGGCCGACAAGCCGGAGAAGGCGGCCGCCGCGCCCGCCGGCCCCGGCGGCGGCGAGATGGACTTCTGA
- the thrC gene encoding threonine synthase gives MTSAVISPLGVDSPARGLECRGCGARFPLAAQHACYECFGPLEVWYDADALATVTRAQIEAGPKNIWRYAGLLPAGQRAADRVSLDPGFTPLVRADALAAEIGLRAPLWVKDDSANPTHSFKDRVVSVALTAAKALGFTRYACASTGNLANSVAAHAARAGVPSIVFIPWDLEPGKIITTAVYGGDLVAIEGSYDDVNRLCSELVETDEFEDTAFVNVNVRPFYAEGSKTLGYEVAEQLGWRIPAQVVIPMASGELLTKVDKAFEELVGAGLAVAPEGGWKVFGAQSLGCNPIATALHAGTDVITPVKPTGIAKSLNIGDPAAGLYALEAVRRTGGWMDYASDDEIRDGIRLLARTTGVFAETAGGVTTAVTAKLVASGKLDPTLETVVYNTGEGLKTLDAVAALVGPTYQVKPSLRAAREAGLLG, from the coding sequence ATGACGTCTGCCGTCATCTCGCCGCTCGGTGTCGACTCGCCCGCTCGCGGGCTGGAGTGCCGCGGCTGCGGCGCCCGCTTCCCGCTCGCCGCGCAGCACGCGTGTTACGAGTGTTTCGGCCCGCTCGAGGTCTGGTACGACGCGGACGCGCTCGCCACGGTGACCCGCGCGCAGATCGAGGCGGGACCCAAGAACATCTGGCGTTACGCCGGGCTGCTGCCCGCCGGCCAGCGCGCCGCCGACCGGGTGTCGCTCGACCCCGGCTTCACCCCGCTGGTCCGCGCCGACGCGCTCGCCGCCGAGATCGGCCTGCGCGCGCCGCTGTGGGTGAAGGACGACTCGGCCAACCCGACGCACTCCTTCAAGGACCGCGTGGTGTCGGTGGCGCTGACCGCCGCGAAGGCGCTCGGGTTCACCCGCTACGCCTGCGCCTCGACCGGCAACCTGGCCAACTCGGTGGCCGCGCACGCGGCCCGCGCCGGGGTCCCGTCGATCGTGTTCATCCCGTGGGACCTGGAGCCCGGCAAGATCATCACGACCGCCGTGTACGGCGGCGACCTGGTCGCCATCGAGGGCTCCTACGACGACGTGAACCGTCTCTGCTCGGAGCTGGTCGAGACCGACGAGTTCGAGGACACCGCGTTCGTGAACGTGAACGTGCGGCCGTTCTACGCCGAGGGCTCCAAGACGCTCGGCTACGAGGTGGCCGAGCAGCTCGGCTGGCGCATCCCGGCCCAGGTGGTCATCCCGATGGCCTCCGGCGAGCTGCTGACCAAGGTGGACAAGGCGTTCGAGGAGCTGGTCGGCGCGGGTCTGGCGGTGGCGCCGGAGGGCGGCTGGAAGGTGTTCGGCGCGCAGTCGCTGGGCTGCAACCCGATCGCGACCGCGCTGCACGCCGGCACCGACGTGATCACCCCCGTGAAGCCGACCGGCATCGCGAAGTCGCTGAACATCGGCGACCCGGCCGCCGGCCTGTACGCGCTGGAGGCGGTGCGTCGCACCGGCGGCTGGATGGACTACGCCTCCGACGACGAGATCCGCGACGGCATCCGCCTGCTGGCCCGCACCACCGGCGTCTTCGCGGAGACCGCGGGCGGCGTGACCACCGCCGTGACCGCGAAGCTGGTCGCCTCCGGCAAGCTCGACCCCACCCTGGAGACCGTCGTCTACAACACCGGCGAGGGCCTCAAGACCCTGGACGCCGTCGCCGCCCTGGTCGGCCCCACCTACCAGGTCAAGCCCTCCCTGCGCGCCGCCCGCGAGGCCGGCCTCCTCGGCTGA
- a CDS encoding GNAT family N-acetyltransferase, which produces MSLHIAPVDADDPASVAAWVQVMSQVCDHETPHFPRVSERAGQLMQRHRFPARVVRDRVAWLDGVPVGRLELVYMTEQNLKHLVFTLEVVPAYRRRGVGRAMFEHVLAYAREHGLTELVSSSSLSLPGLPAPDEAGPAFATALGFTNTLPEVQRRLSTADVDENVLAGMEAAARAKATGYRLVQWRGAAPVELVERLAYLDSRLMTDAPMGDLKVEPEKPDVTRFRRIEEVVAARQRRTYHTGAVHEDSGDLVAWTFISIGEAPWHAFQQITIVDPKHRGHRLGALVKVANLRYFREGEPQTEHIDTFNAAENSYMVSINEQMGFRRMAAFQSWQRDLEPAAEPAA; this is translated from the coding sequence ATGAGCCTTCACATCGCGCCGGTCGACGCCGACGATCCCGCCTCGGTCGCCGCCTGGGTCCAGGTCATGAGCCAGGTGTGCGACCACGAGACGCCGCACTTCCCACGGGTATCCGAACGGGCCGGGCAGCTGATGCAGAGGCATCGCTTCCCGGCCCGCGTCGTGCGGGACCGGGTGGCGTGGCTGGACGGCGTGCCGGTGGGCCGGCTCGAACTGGTCTACATGACCGAGCAGAACCTCAAGCACCTCGTCTTCACGCTGGAGGTGGTGCCCGCGTACCGGCGCCGGGGCGTGGGCCGCGCGATGTTCGAGCACGTGCTGGCGTACGCGCGCGAGCACGGGCTCACCGAGCTGGTCTCCAGCTCCAGCCTGTCGCTGCCGGGCCTGCCCGCCCCCGACGAGGCCGGTCCGGCGTTCGCCACCGCGCTCGGCTTCACGAACACGCTGCCCGAGGTGCAGCGGCGGCTGTCGACGGCCGACGTGGACGAGAACGTGCTGGCCGGGATGGAGGCCGCGGCGCGGGCCAAGGCGACGGGCTATCGCCTGGTGCAGTGGCGCGGCGCGGCCCCGGTCGAGCTGGTGGAGCGCCTGGCCTACCTCGACTCGCGGTTGATGACCGACGCGCCCATGGGCGATCTCAAGGTGGAGCCGGAGAAACCGGACGTGACCCGCTTCCGCCGGATCGAGGAGGTCGTCGCGGCCCGGCAGCGGCGCACCTACCACACCGGGGCGGTGCACGAGGACTCCGGCGACCTGGTCGCCTGGACCTTCATCTCGATCGGGGAGGCGCCCTGGCACGCCTTCCAGCAGATCACCATCGTCGACCCGAAGCACCGCGGCCACCGGCTGGGCGCGCTGGTGAAGGTGGCCAACCTGCGGTACTTCCGGGAGGGCGAGCCGCAGACCGAGCACATCGACACGTTCAACGCGGCGGAGAACAGCTACATGGTCTCGATCAACGAGCAGATGGGGTTCCGCCGGATGGCCGCGTTCCAGAGTTGGCAGCGTGATCTGGAGCCTGCGGCCGAACCGGCGGCCTAA
- a CDS encoding cold-shock protein: MAQGTVKWFNSEKGYGFIAVDGGQDVFVHFSAIEMDGYKALDDGQRVEFEIAQGQKGPQAEKVRVIA; the protein is encoded by the coding sequence GTGGCACAGGGCACCGTCAAGTGGTTCAACAGCGAGAAGGGCTACGGCTTCATCGCGGTCGACGGAGGGCAGGACGTGTTCGTCCACTTCTCCGCGATCGAGATGGACGGCTACAAGGCGCTCGACGACGGTCAGCGCGTTGAGTTCGAGATCGCCCAGGGCCAGAAGGGCCCCCAGGCTGAGAAGGTCCGGGTCATCGCCTGA
- a CDS encoding sugar porter family MFS transporter — translation MAAPASPLAEPHDTRGAAIMVAAAAAVGGFLFGYDTAVINGTVDALRDTFHLNPVALGLVVSAALLGCAVGAWFAGPLADRLGRVRVMVIAAALFLVSAIGSGLAFSAVDLTFWRVIGGFGVGAASVIAPAYIAEVSPAHMRGRLGSLQQLAIVSGIFVALLVDYLLADAAGGAMQPMPWGGAAWRWMFASAAVPAVIYAVLALQIPESPRYLVRRGRLAEARAVIKRLIGGDVEKRITDIKRTVAGTQEKVNLGVLKGPRLGLLPIVWVGILLSVFQQFVGINVIFYYSSTLWASVGFSESDSLLITVITSVTNIVTTLIAIALVDKIGRRPLLLIGAAGMVLTLGVMAWCFSTATQTVGPTGEELTTLSPAIGKVALVAANLYVVAFGMSWGPVVWVLLGEMFNNRIRATALAVAAAAQWIANWLISTTFPALASIGLTFAYGLYALFALLAFFFVMRSVRETKGRELESM, via the coding sequence GTGGCAGCCCCAGCGAGCCCCTTGGCGGAACCGCACGACACCCGCGGCGCAGCGATCATGGTCGCCGCCGCCGCGGCGGTCGGTGGCTTCCTGTTCGGGTACGACACCGCGGTCATCAACGGCACCGTGGACGCCCTGCGGGACACGTTCCACCTGAACCCCGTGGCGCTCGGCCTGGTCGTGTCGGCCGCGCTGCTCGGGTGCGCGGTGGGCGCGTGGTTCGCCGGCCCGCTGGCCGACCGGCTCGGCCGGGTCCGGGTCATGGTGATCGCCGCGGCCCTCTTCCTGGTCAGCGCGATCGGCTCGGGCCTCGCGTTCAGCGCCGTCGACCTCACCTTCTGGCGGGTCATCGGCGGCTTCGGGGTCGGCGCGGCGAGCGTCATCGCACCGGCGTACATCGCCGAGGTCTCCCCCGCCCACATGCGCGGCCGGCTCGGCTCGCTGCAGCAGCTCGCGATCGTCAGCGGCATCTTCGTCGCGCTGCTCGTCGACTACCTGCTTGCCGACGCGGCGGGCGGGGCCATGCAGCCGATGCCGTGGGGCGGCGCGGCCTGGCGCTGGATGTTCGCCTCGGCCGCCGTGCCCGCCGTCATCTATGCCGTTCTGGCGCTGCAGATCCCCGAGTCCCCGCGCTACCTGGTGCGCCGGGGCAGGCTCGCCGAGGCCCGGGCCGTCATCAAGCGGCTGATCGGCGGCGACGTCGAGAAGCGGATCACCGACATCAAGCGCACCGTGGCCGGCACCCAGGAGAAGGTCAACCTGGGCGTGCTCAAGGGTCCGCGGCTCGGGCTGCTGCCGATCGTCTGGGTCGGCATCCTGCTCTCGGTGTTCCAGCAGTTCGTCGGCATCAACGTGATCTTCTACTACTCGTCGACGCTGTGGGCGTCGGTGGGCTTCAGCGAGTCGGACTCGCTGCTCATCACCGTCATCACCAGCGTGACCAACATCGTCACCACGCTGATCGCGATCGCCCTGGTCGACAAGATCGGCCGGCGGCCGCTGCTGCTCATCGGCGCCGCCGGGATGGTGCTCACGCTCGGCGTGATGGCCTGGTGCTTCTCCACCGCCACGCAGACCGTCGGCCCCACCGGCGAGGAGCTGACCACGCTCAGCCCCGCCATCGGCAAGGTCGCCCTGGTCGCCGCCAACCTGTACGTGGTCGCCTTCGGCATGAGCTGGGGCCCGGTGGTCTGGGTGCTGCTCGGCGAGATGTTCAACAACCGCATCCGCGCCACCGCGCTGGCCGTCGCCGCCGCCGCCCAGTGGATCGCGAACTGGCTGATCAGCACCACCTTCCCGGCGCTGGCCAGCATCGGCCTGACCTTCGCGTACGGCCTGTACGCCCTCTTCGCCCTGCTGGCCTTCTTCTTCGTGATGAGATCCGTCCGCGAAACCAAGGGCCGCGAACTCGAATCCATGTAA
- the paaN gene encoding phenylacetic acid degradation protein PaaN, with translation MTATATDLFTTHEELLNSALRAITERGYWSAYPESPSPKVYGETAAADGKAAFTALLGKDFPLDQPADEWVAPERSPFGVALDVRYPRTGVDALIAAAQAALPSWRDAGPQVRAGVCLEILARLHKRVFELANAVHATTGQAFVMAFQAGGPHALDRALEAVAYGYAEQTRQVGSVVWTKKADTLAKTYHLVPRGIGLVIGCNTFPTWNSWPGLFASLITGNPVLVKPHPRAVLPLAITVQVAREVLAEAGLDPNTVQLAVDTREAPIAADLALRPEVRIIDFTGSTGFGDWLEANARQAQVYTEKAGVNTVVVDSTNDFAGMCRNLGFSLTLYSGQMCTTPQNLLIPAAGIETEAGHKSFDEVVAGIADGVRAITGDPAKAVELTGAIVNEDVLDRIESARKLGDVVLDSAELAHPAYADAVCRTPMIVKVTDGYGTECFGPVTFAIPTDSTARSIEIFRETVGAKGAITAAVYSTDESVLDAVEQAALEVGVHLSANLTGGVFVNQSAAFSDFHASGANPAANAALTDAAFVANRFRIIQSRRPA, from the coding sequence ATGACTGCTACCGCCACGGATCTCTTCACCACCCATGAGGAGCTGCTGAACAGCGCGCTGCGGGCGATCACCGAGCGCGGCTACTGGTCGGCGTACCCGGAGTCGCCCAGCCCGAAGGTGTACGGCGAGACCGCCGCCGCCGACGGCAAGGCCGCGTTCACCGCCCTGCTCGGCAAGGACTTCCCGCTGGACCAGCCCGCCGACGAGTGGGTCGCCCCGGAGCGCTCGCCGTTCGGGGTGGCGCTCGACGTGCGATACCCCCGCACCGGTGTCGACGCCCTGATCGCCGCGGCGCAGGCCGCGCTGCCGTCGTGGCGCGACGCGGGTCCGCAGGTGCGCGCGGGCGTGTGCCTGGAGATCCTCGCCCGCCTGCACAAGCGGGTGTTCGAGCTGGCCAACGCGGTGCACGCGACCACCGGCCAGGCGTTCGTGATGGCCTTCCAGGCGGGCGGCCCGCACGCGCTCGACCGCGCGCTGGAGGCGGTGGCGTACGGCTACGCCGAGCAGACCCGGCAGGTCGGCTCCGTGGTGTGGACGAAGAAGGCCGACACCCTGGCCAAGACCTACCACCTGGTGCCGCGCGGCATCGGGCTGGTCATCGGCTGCAACACCTTCCCGACCTGGAACTCGTGGCCGGGCCTGTTCGCCTCGCTGATCACCGGCAACCCGGTGCTGGTCAAGCCGCACCCGCGCGCGGTGCTGCCGCTCGCCATCACCGTGCAGGTCGCCCGCGAGGTGCTCGCCGAGGCCGGGCTCGACCCGAACACGGTGCAGCTCGCCGTCGACACCCGCGAGGCCCCGATCGCCGCCGACCTGGCGTTGCGGCCGGAGGTGCGCATCATCGACTTCACCGGCTCGACCGGGTTCGGCGACTGGCTGGAGGCCAACGCCCGGCAGGCGCAGGTGTACACCGAGAAGGCCGGGGTCAACACGGTCGTCGTCGACTCGACGAACGACTTCGCCGGCATGTGCCGCAACCTCGGCTTCTCGCTGACCCTCTACAGCGGCCAGATGTGCACCACCCCGCAGAACCTGCTCATCCCGGCGGCCGGCATCGAGACCGAAGCCGGGCACAAGAGCTTCGACGAGGTCGTGGCCGGCATCGCCGACGGGGTCCGTGCCATCACCGGCGACCCGGCCAAGGCCGTGGAGCTGACCGGCGCGATCGTCAACGAAGACGTGCTGGACCGGATCGAGTCCGCCCGCAAGCTGGGCGACGTCGTGCTCGACTCGGCCGAGCTGGCCCACCCGGCGTACGCGGACGCGGTCTGCCGCACCCCGATGATCGTCAAGGTGACCGACGGCTACGGCACCGAGTGCTTCGGCCCGGTGACCTTCGCGATCCCGACCGACTCGACCGCGCGCAGCATCGAGATCTTCCGGGAGACGGTGGGCGCCAAGGGCGCCATCACCGCCGCCGTCTACAGCACCGACGAGTCCGTGCTGGACGCGGTGGAGCAGGCGGCGCTGGAGGTGGGCGTGCACCTGTCGGCGAACCTGACCGGCGGCGTCTTCGTCAACCAGTCCGCGGCCTTCTCCGACTTCCACGCCTCCGGCGCCAACCCCGCCGCCAACGCGGCCCTCACCGATGCCGCCTTCGTGGCGAACCGCTTCCGCATCATCCAGTCCCGCCGCCCCGCCTGA